The Nymphaea colorata isolate Beijing-Zhang1983 chromosome 11, ASM883128v2, whole genome shotgun sequence genome includes the window AGGTATTGTCGCAAGACGTTGTTTGTAGTTCTTCAGTACATTGCCTCTTCGCTGGTGGATCTACTACTTCTTTGCTCACGACAACATCGACGTACTCGTTATTACTCATTTTGCAACCTTCCTCCATTTCATTCGGCACATGCACATCTGAGTTTCCCTTCGCACTCTGTTTCTTCTGCTTATAAGCACATCGTTGGTACACTTTGCACAACACACATTCATCCAACTGCAGAGTATTCCAGTTTTGTCAATAAAAAAGGAGAGGCAAACCAACGAGTTGAACGCatgagagacaaagagaaagagaaatgacCATGTAATTATCGCCACGACTAACGCTACTTTTGTTTTCAGAATCTACTAATCGGTATTCATGCATGATCCAACTGGTTTTGAAGCCACGGTTGGGTTCTCCCTCATAATAGTTGAGTACCATCTTTGTCCCAATCTTGTGCATCTGATCGTCAACAATGCTCACTTCTCCGTTGACAGCCTTCCAGTAGCCCTTTTTGGTCGATCGGCTCGGTCGACTACCATGCGGATACTTCTTTTTCCTCGGAGTGAAAAAATAGCATGCTTCTTCTGCATGTCCAGGAGCCATTGCTGCAGACCATCGTGACGCCATAACATCTGTAAGCTCACATGACTAgggtaaagaaaatgataaaagatgGGTAGTGACATAAGCACAGGCGATCCTGGCTCTCTCACGCTTACCTTTCAGCTGGTCCGGCTCTTTGGAGTAGAGGTCGGTGGAGAGGATGAAGTCGCCCCACTGATAGTTTTCAGGGTGCAGAACCTTCCTTCTCAAATGGTAAGCCAGCAGCTGTTGATCGGTGGGGTCGAACTTGAACCCAGCTTCTCTGCCACCTTCAAACCGCCTGCCTGAACTTTCCATGACCGCCGGTGTTAAAAAACCAGAGAGACAAAGGATGCAGCGGCAGCAATATGGCCAGAGAACGATTCTTGAAGGAAGATAACAGAACAATGGGTGGGGATATTCGTatacagaaaatggaaaataactACCGCAGTTGACTCAACCAGAAATAACTACCGCAGTTGACTTTACCAAGATCGGGTAAATATCTAAACTCATCTCTTGTTAGTCTAGATAAACATTTCTCAAGGCCATCTTTAGCTAAACTTATACCGTTGGATGTCACAACGAGAATCGGTATTGATAAACGCTTTTACATGAAAGAGTCCCAAAAGTGAAAATTAAATAGATCCATGAACACAGAATGTTAAGACAACATTAAGACCACCTTCCTGTTTATCCCTAAGAATCAGAGGGACGGAGTAGCAGGGCTATCCTGCACATTCCTCATATCTTTGTTAATTTGTAATGATCTGCTTCTAAGCTGTGACGACTTCCTGCTTTTTTCTTCTGGACAATGTTTGGTTCCAAGAGAAGGACGTATTTTCTAATTTACGGCCTTTGCCAAGTAAGATTTGAAGGAATGCAAGTGGatattcctctttctttctcccgtTTCTAGTGCTTTTAAGTTTCTAACAGAAATTGATCATGCTTTGGAAGTCTTCCCACTTTTGTTATGTTCTCtctaaaatgtaaaaattataGTCAAGTGTCTgttctgctttttcttttacatcAACTGTTCTCTGGACCAAGCACAACTACCTTACATGCAGCAGCATCAAGGGATGATTTGGCTGTCGTTCCCTTGGTGCCGCCATCTCACCCTCCTGCACCAGCTGAAGCAGCTGAGGGAGCCAGTGCATctgatccaatggaatctgaagAGATGGGAACGCAAATGGAGGAAGACAACCCAAAGATGATGTCCTGAAACTGCAGCCGCAGCCTGCTGCCATCGGGGTTGAAGGTGCACAGTGGCAACAACACCGCATGGGTTCCCATCTTCCACAGATGACCCCAGTGATGCGGTCTTGTTAGGAGCCTGTCTTGGTTTCTTCATTACAGTGGCTCTGCAGTTGCTTGCACTTCCGTACTAGGGAGaatttaacataaaaaggaaGATAGGGATGGTCACTTGCGCTCTGCTATTGAAAGTTCTTAGAGGAAGCTTACCACTTCCCTGTGGACGTCTTTCTGAATCTTGTGGCTGAGGAGCAACAATCCATACACGCTTATCTAGGAGGTTGCACTTATTGTAGGACTGCTTCCTTACAGTCTTGAAAACTTTGGTAGTTTGTGAATTGTACAGGGAAGAGAACCACAAACTCTATCAAGGCTAAAATAGAAGTTGTTATATGTTTTGGTTCTTTCGTTTATTCTGCAGTGTGGTAAATTTCAAATGTGCGTTTATAAGGGCATGGTTGTCTAATCGTTTTTGGAAGTGCTATTGTGCGTTTATAATCGCTTTCTGCCAAGTCTAACGtgcttcaaaattgattttagtAATGTTCTTTCTAATTTAAGAAAGCAAATTTTATGGTCTGGAAACTTAAACTTGGCCCCTGGAACAATGAAAATgtggagaaagaaaaggaatggtTATCACCTCCTTTTTGGGAATCAAAATGAAATCTATTTTAAAGCCACCCCCATGTATGAGCATTGTCACTCCATATTTGTTGACAAGATCTTCCTTCCAAACATGAACCATTTCATATGCCGAGGAATTCATATTTGCAGCCTCTGATGGTGCATTATCCAGATGAAAGCGATTGAAACAGTTCGGACAATGTTCGGTCGATGGTAGTTTGGTTCTGGTGCTGAAAACACTTTCATGGTAAAGTTGCTAAATCTTGTTGGAAAGTTGTCGAGATAAAAAGATTGTCCAATCTAGACAACTTGTTCTTCCTTTTAGGCGGTTCGATATACTTGCACTTGCGTTAGCAGAACGGGTTAAAGTCACGACCTGCAATTCCCTGAAGAACGCGTAACCATATCTTTGGGTTGTTACATATCGTGTTTGGTCAGGGGAATTAATCTCGAACACACGATAAAATTTGaatcgaattttttttttttttaatgggctCTAAAACTTGAACACACGGATCAAGACTTGTCGGTTCGAACACTCAAAAAGGTAACATCTAGCACGTACACTGTCCAAATGGACAAGTCAGGCTTAGGAATTCAAGAACCTGCGACAATAATTCACTAAAAGCCCTAAAAACTCTATGTCGGCTTATCAATTCTCAACTCCTCTCTTAGCTTGTTACCTTGAGGCTCGAAATATTCAGAACCCAACAAAACATGGAACATACGGTCCCAAAGACGCACAAATCTTCAATAGACTGTTACTTGAAAAAAGTAGGGGAAACTAGATAAGGCCTGATGATAGAGCTGGGCCGGGAGGCGATATTAGTTCTCAGGAAGGTCGATGTGCAATACTTTACTTGATGGGAAACCACTCCCATATGAAGCGGCTATGGATCTGAAagcaagagaaagggaaaggcaCCTCCATCTATTTTGAAGTATCCTCTTCTCCTTTAACCATCACCTCACCCCCAAACCAAGAAACACGATTCACTCTTCGCATTTCTAATTTAGCGTCGCATGCATGTCAAAATCAGATCAGGCATCTACAAGGAAATCACAACTTTCCAGAAAAAAACATTAGATGGGAAGAAAGAATGGTGAAGCCACGCAAATGAGTGAGTTGATATCTGAAAAGGCCAGGCTGCCCGTCCAAGGCCCATGGCTAGcctgccaaaaaaaattaaatgaaatgtCCTAAGCTTCGGTTTAGGCTCGCCGGTCAACAAACCTGGCACGCCCCTGCTGCCAACTAGCCGATAATGTACCCTCAAATTGCAGTACAATATAAACATGACACTAACAAGACGGACCGAGTTGATGCAATAAAACTGCTCGAATCAGCAACCAGATATTAACGATCAACTGCAAAATACTCGAATGGGCTATACTCCGACTATTATTCTTTATCAGTTGAAATGAAGGTGATATGGttacaagaaagaagaggaaaataaaaaatgggctTCCTAAGCACTAAGCCATATAAAACcatttcctctctcttttgGAGGATATTCTCCAAACCCCTCAATCATGTCAGCTCCCTCTCTTCAATTGGTTCCCGCACGCAGTGGGCATCAAAGTTCTGGAAAGGCATCACAGCTAGAATCACAGGAAAATTGGGGCCATCACCAGTGTTATGGTTGCAAGCATCTTGATGAGAACATGAAGTGAAGGTCCAGCAGTATCTTTGAACGGGTCTCCAACACTGAATCATTGCCAAAATAAAGATGAAGTTAGATCATATCTGTCGTTAAGCCTATTTCCAAGGCACGAACCATCATATATTCAATGTAAAACGTCgataaattcatgatttgtgaAACTACATTATTCTATTGCATACTAGAACTACCACCATCAGAGACTGGAAGCGTCTGCAACATAGACAACCAGGATGTATAACATGGGTATAATATAGAAACACTACAATTCTTTTAGACATGAAAACTGCAAAGATGACACTGAAATTTCATATTGAAAGCAATATTCTAGACTTACGTATCTCCAGTAACTGCTGCTTTATGGCAATCACTGCCCTTCCCTCCAAGAGCACCAGTTTCTATGAACTTCTTTGCATTATCCCATGCGCCGCCAGCAGTATTCAAAAAGAGTGCCATCAGTATACCAGAAACAGTAGCAAACATTAGCATGGCAGCCACCACTTTGGCTCCAAGTAATGGATGACCTGTATGATGCCCTATGAACCGGAAAATAACCCctgcaaaaggaagaaatttCAGAACAAGAAAAACCTGACAGTCCACACTATGAAGTTCCCTTATTTtatcttctataacatgcttcAGCTTACGAAGGCACCAAAGGTCGGCAAATTAAAGGCCATCATAAACTTCATCCTATTTGAAGACACCAATCATCTGCAAACATCGGTGGCATGAATGAAGTCTCACCGACAACAATGGGAGACACAATTGCCAAAGCTCCAGGCTTAATCATTTCTCTGAGTGATGCTGATGCGACAATAGCTACACAACGCCCATAATCTGGTTTTTCTTTATATTCCTGAGAAACAGAAATTTTAGGAAGCCAGTCCATAAGCTGTGCAGAAGAAACTTCAAAAAGACAACTCAGAAAACCACACACCATTATGCCAGGTCTTTCAATAAACTGCCTCCTAACTTCATTAACAACTTCTTGGGCAGTCCGACCAACAGCAGCACAGGCCCATGCACTGAACAGGAAGATCAGCATCGAACCCAACAAGCCTCCAACAAAAACTTCTGGTATTGCAATATCAACCTGAAATGCATTAAGCATTAGCTAATTCAGCTATTGCACCACCATCATAAAATCACAAACCCATCCTAAGACTATGTGTTTTCAGGTTAGTGGCAAAGGGCAAGCAGGACTGGTGTCAAGCTTGGCAGAAAGGGAGGACATATAAACCAGATCCTAAGCTTTAATACGACCTTTATCAGTTAAACAATGTTAAGGTTCTAATAGGTGAAACTCTGAGCTACACACATCATGCCCCCACTGAAAGTAGAAAACCCAGGTACTAAAATCTAAAAGATAGTTGCTGGTGAAATGAAATCAAGATGGTTGCTGGTGAAATGAAATCAGATTCACAAGCATACCTGCTTAAAAGGTGAATGAGCAAAAGCAGCTACTTCATCCATGTAAGCactaaacaaaaggaaagatgcAAGTGCTGCAGATCCAATAGCAAACCCCTTGGTGGTAGCTTTGGTCGTGTTCCCCACTGCATCTAAAAGATCAGTGATCTCCCGGACGCTTTCAggctgaaataaaaaatacatgtcATTAATAATTGTAGAATGATTACTTGCACAATTATTTGAAATATTGGAACTTTATCCTTTTTCCTTTACCAGGCATGAATCTATATTTACAAGAGAATGAGTGAAtgacataaaattttatgaacCTCAAGCCAACTGGGAAGAAGCATCAACTTCTCTGGATATATTGACCATAAGTTCTAAAGCTTAGGGAAGCATGTGCAGGACGAATCTGCCTAACATTAGCCACTAGCCATAAAGTTCAATATAATTCTGTCCCTCCATCATATCCAAACTTCAAGTAATATTTCAAGAATAAGCATGTTCTACAAGCATGCATGCTTGAAGATAATGTACTGTCAACTAACAATATCATTGTAAGTGgtgcacaaaaaaattaaacaaagtgaaaaaatatGCTATTGGTTTGACAATTACTCACCTGTTGACTCATTTCCACAATTCCACCAGCATTGTCTGCTATGGGGCCAAACATGTCCATGGTTAGCACATATGCTGCAGTACTGAGCATCCCCATTGTAGCAACAGCAGTTCCAAACAAACCACCAGTTGGATGTCCATTCTCATCCACCAGGCCTGAGGTGTGTCCTAGCCAGAAGGCTGACAATACAGATACGCTGATGACAAGAACTGGCAAGGCAGTTGACTCGAGACCCAAACTGACACCAGCAATGATATTGGTACCATGGCCTGTTGAGCTTGAGAGAGCTAATGAACGCACTGGTTCGTGCTTATAATCAGTGTAATATTTTGTGATCCACACAAAAACATAGGCTGTGATGATGCCCACCAAACCACACAAAGCAAAGTTTAGCCACGCTGAAGGAGCTTGCTCAGTATAAAGTAGCCACCGTGTTGACTGCCAATTACGTTCAAAGGTAAAACATACATGTATCTATGTGGATAAAGTTTtcaaactaaataaaaaaaattgataaagaGACAAGAAAAAACTTATAGAACACAAAGTAAATTACCAATTTAGTACTCCAATATTGCAGATTAATGTAAACCATGTAAATAACAAATCTGACTTATGTTAAAAAATGGGACTGCATCGCTTGTAACTGAAATATTACCCCAGCAAATGCTAGAACAGCCAAGAATATTGTAACTGAATAACCCTTCTGAAGTATTGCCATTGGATCCTCTATAGGTGTCTTGAGACCTGAATCACGTGTGCCCCTGATGGAAAGAATCCCAGCTGATGATACCACCAAGTCAAAGGAATGgacaacaagagggaaaaggATAAAACCAGAAGGATctgcaatttttcaaaatcattgcAACCGAGTCCAATGTCAGCAACTACCAAATGCTAGACAATATTTACACAAACATAATAGCTTAACGCTTATGTTCACGGACCAGGCCTGCCCAACAGGATAAAGCCCAAAAAGGCATACAAGCTTTGCATTAGCACAGACTGAATACCTTTATTCCACTAAATAAACTAAAAACATACACGAAGCAGGACTTCATTGTTGGCAATGTTTGTGGCTATTCAAATGATATAGACAGCATAATCCAATATAAAGAATCACAAAACAAAGGTGCCAAAAGAATAACAGAAAATACATGCTAATATAAGTAATGTTACAAAATAGAATCTTCACGAAATTGTTTTATGGGAAGACACTACTACTTTCCCGCTCTTAAGTGCCTTTTAGGGTTCGATACATCAATACAAGTTAATACCAAacaataacaatacaaaatGCTAGAACCCCATCCAGTTACTGGCACATCTTTGTTTTATGGACATCACAGAAGAAAATGAACATTGGATCTAAAAAGACGTGTGAGACCAGAACATTGGACAAGTTAttctttcaaaaacaaatttcaCACTAGGAAGTATTATTAGTCAATACATGGCTGCTAAAAGAATAGAACGTTAAGACTAGGACGGTAGCCAATCATCTTCAAGCTCCCAACTTTTACTAAAAGAACAGCTGACGACCAGGAAGAACAATGATAAAAGCAGTTCGAAGTCACACTACTGGGGCAGTGACCATAACTAAAAACCAAAACACTATCAGATATCCTTCATACTTGCCTTCAATCTTGCAATGCTTGGCCATTGTTCCGCCAAGTATCATGGCGCTGATTACTTCTGCAGCTATACTTTCAAAAAGATCAGCACCACGAGCTGCACAATCACCAACATTATCTCCTACCTTCAAGATAAGAAAGACTACCAGTTATGCAATT containing:
- the LOC116264291 gene encoding pyrophosphate-energized membrane proton pump 2, whose translation is MMMDNDMEEGNVGSYQDRPRTFPSMRSKTYTPMIIRIFMGMNSRLLLVLLLCTLVAVFYIGASTSPIIVLVFSICTASFIFALYLTKWVLAKDEGPPEMAQISDAIRDGAEGFFRTQYGTISKMATLLAFVILCIYLFRSTTPQQESSGLGRSTSAYVTVIAFLLGALCSGIAGYVGMWVSVRANVRVSSAARRSAREALQVAVRAGGFSALVVVGMAVIGVAILYSTFYIWLEVDLPGSMKVTELPLLLVGYGFGASFVALFAQLGGGIYTKAADVGADLVGKVEQGIPEDDPRNPAVIADLVGDNVGDCAARGADLFESIAAEVISAMILGGTMAKHCKIEDPSGFILFPLVVHSFDLVVSSAGILSIRGTRDSGLKTPIEDPMAILQKGYSVTIFLAVLAFAGSTRWLLYTEQAPSAWLNFALCGLVGIITAYVFVWITKYYTDYKHEPVRSLALSSSTGHGTNIIAGVSLGLESTALPVLVISVSVLSAFWLGHTSGLVDENGHPTGGLFGTAVATMGMLSTAAYVLTMDMFGPIADNAGGIVEMSQQPESVREITDLLDAVGNTTKATTKGFAIGSAALASFLLFSAYMDEVAAFAHSPFKQVDIAIPEVFVGGLLGSMLIFLFSAWACAAVGRTAQEVVNEVRRQFIERPGIMEYKEKPDYGRCVAIVASASLREMIKPGALAIVSPIVVGVIFRFIGHHTGHPLLGAKVVAAMLMFATVSGILMALFLNTAGGAWDNAKKFIETGALGGKGSDCHKAAVTGDTVGDPFKDTAGPSLHVLIKMLATITLVMAPIFL